The Papaver somniferum cultivar HN1 unplaced genomic scaffold, ASM357369v1 unplaced-scaffold_54, whole genome shotgun sequence genome segment cagttggcgagtcacctccaggatacaactactgatagtaccccttgatttaagatttttcgtggggttgtagtaatgaaggttcgaactctaagacttgtgaaggtgaaggatttttatatttataaaaattatatacaaaaatattgacaaattggtagagaggtactgggactaatgattcggccaattttcataacatagggctcaatgatttattctcaacaataatcgttcaaaacatatatggactcttattttgccaaagtagattctcaaaacattgattgtaaatgttaagcatggaacatcaaatcacctaagctaagcatgacccatctaatcaaataacacctaatttaatcaaatatttcaattattttaatgcaaaagtcttaaaaaaaattaataaaatttcccatgtatgaagctcggcctcctccttCGTCCCAGTGTTgaggtttaactcatcatagtaaaaatgctctcaaaataatttattaaggctcaaaaatggtttacaaatgatgagaagaagagaaaatggtgtaaaactgtaatctgcgacgcacaaaaagcgtcacagaatgaacgataaatgacaagtgctactgctgtttagactgcgatGCGACCCACGgcttgcgtcttagacactgttcataaacgactgtccttgcgagtccgttcttcgtgttcttggtgttcttcatcagcagcagcagcatcaacatagtttcatcaactcttgatttctgcttctctggacctcctctcgaccccaaactctcgacaccccttctagtagacccaaggatcatatttatactcaaagacacgctgaaatccctctccataactccaaataattcgtctttactcggcagtgaataacattatttttgaatattttcttaccagatttggaatttcacacgtaaacttcctcccagcacgctccaaatcgatttatcacgacccaaagtgttgctcgagccatcaaacatgagcagaacacttcCAGAACTCTCCATAATGCGTGATTATCTTATCCCTGTGTGTGTgtgtctgttttgagctcgtgaattgTCTAGAAAATTGTAGCCAATTCTGGGATAAACGAACACTCACACTAGCTTACTTatgtcatatcacaacttcccaccaaatttcagcgattgaatcgcactagaacaccttcattttctcgatcacaaatctgccagttttgaatatatttttcccgccaaaaagctgcttttgaatttaaagagaagacggatgccccttaaccagagcttgggtgtgaatagcaattggggtggaaatagtaatttttgggtggaaatagtaatttttctgggttcctccgggacatttctgggacgcccttagtaattttctccggggtgtaaaacgctactattcgagcccatttcgccgcaagggattatttctctaaaaattcctacaaagacataaaataacgaaattagtacaaaatcgagtgccaacaatatatagtattgagatcaaattagacacaaaaatgcgtctatcaaatacccccaaacttattatttgctagtcccgagcaaaactaaaaaataacaccgagttaatctcgggcgggtttaacagaggtgtacccacaaaaaccatgacttctaattggtcacaagtatccaaagagttatgaggacatacatattctcaacctatctccaagtgactagaattccagagaaattaaaggtgtcatctctaaagctgactgaagaaaaggggagacacatccgcacgactgctagataaagaaatATCTGCTAcccagctagataaacattgtaagatgcgtccgctgctttacaactggataagattaggagagagataaagatgagagggacatctgctacacagctggactaattacgtgtgatgagttaagcCAGTGCTAGAAAggtcttgtgccagattgaaagcagactaacaaagcaaccaaaatgcatctttcttcgactctctcacagtgctcagtagaaacaacgccttcttcggtcttcaattgttgatgataaactctcgaacctcatagaaccttgacaattaactcttctcttcgatttcttgcttgacttataaatttcttcttccctatggccttattgaatcaaaaaaaacgtaatgatgtttcatttttttttatttttttcatttttttttcattcatttttttttcattcatttttttttttttgaaaacaaaaaattacaagacaaaaatttacatggccatgagagaaggactttcaaaacttggatcttcacaacttgtgatgtcttggtatcatgaacttcaacaacttatatcattttctcttgtaacttcttgtaactaagtcttcaactttgatttttgaattatttctattgttgcttctaaaccttaaacgtcttcaactttttcataaattttgatgtcactccgcttgttgatgatgataagtttctactgagagagagtcgtaatccagtaactaagactacattgtgaggtttctctgtctttctggcatttccttctgacctacttgcctttccatcatggatggttaggtccatcacggttaccctctaaaaggaacaagctCTCTCCTGAATtccaaggatctcaatgtctttttctctaatgtctcaataggttgttatctctagcattccaatttctatcttttcggtgagaaacagtatgtaaacttagctaaccgggtactatgtgacgctagaagtttcaaaatgcgactaaaatgtttctcccatacccccaaacttaaatctaacattgtcctcgatgttctaaagataaaattaaaagcatgaacaaggagaaactgttaccaatgaagcaaaagagataaggaaatatattaccatgtcgcatgaatattgggttacctcccaagaagtgctaagtttaaagtcttcagccagactaagcaagtattagtcaccacgtagaatcatatagtagtagccggaataactgtgggtcatctggatcaaaaaatgttacccacaagaagaggaaactgcagcagaccaagaagataccgaacataccctttcttaagacaactacatctagttgtggttcaggttcaggatctataaaagggtctaaataaaaggttttcatcggttggatttcctcaaagctaatatccggttcaggtattagagtctggaaaaactcaactaagaacttataagcacataacaacaacctgaataactggggatcctctaagtcaatcagatttgactcacacagctgaccacaatgaaagaggtggtcttccttaagaaaatgtgtcgaccctaatatcctaaagtgattaggtttagtctcaaaacttaataaccgacacatcttaaagtcaaaagttcccacaattggtagaaacgtttttggtgggaaaacaaagtcaatcttggtattattgtctgggttaaccatatcaaccagaggatgggtttctaacagttgagactcgtgttgcatattattaagttcgggaaaacgagtacgaatatagtctcgtaagatgggtgaggcattgatgtcaagtcccaagtgaaggatatttttaagagttaaagaacacggagaatgataatcacccccaaacttagagttttcggcgtctctaggtagactggtcataatctccctaatttctaggtcatcagattcctgaaagtgggcgattgatttttctaagtcaggttcatcccgctaatctctacgagttcttctaagactattgtttctaaatcgtttgactcgaaaacagtactctcaagataaactggttcctctaaaccatcatcggtttcgtaatcatcgtctaaaacgggggtatttctagtcaaatcctcgtccttttgaataggtaaataattattaaaattatttggatttgaactagaaatatcattataatcatcatcaccatcctcctcctcatcatcatcatcacaatataatttttgatattcacgaattctcaagctttgttcccaactacatggtctatgtttataatatttctcatagatcgttagaggtgattcctcaataaaagttggagtatccatatatcgctgcccacgcatatattcaccaagagtcatttccgaagacgtttcttgataacgagaatttctagacatatattctcgcaacgtcatcgcaggtggcgtctcttcaaaaggattcatcaccgaagaaatataaactatagagggattctatacaatcacaaacaaggccgactcgactccaccaaagcaaacctaaatatttctagcaaacaaaaagcatgatggctccacttagattgtttctagaccagcttctatctctcgaaggggaattcgttacagtttgagtaacccctctggatcaatccgagctaatgtgagatgaaactgaggcgagggaagctcaatggagctttgatacccaaggcctcaccggcgttacaaggcggcttgtttcaactcccaaaagtcaccatgaactttgaagttgcttaaaaggtaaccaatatccttcgaaaaaatttcctaacaagctcgataccttataggtctctttctaatcagattttaaagcttgggttcgcgttaggttttgttttcctaaaacgggcaagaagggaacggtgatgaaatccgaacccttatcttgtttaggccaggccttgccctttactaggaaaataaagacagtctggttcgtcctcaaacaattatcaccttaaggcatacaataactcgcttgcaggggattcgcgagtgtttcgattggacttacctcccgtaccagacgtgggatgaaccgttgtcgtcgactcgggccacgactcctatgccgtgtacgaacccgaggggccgagacgatatcgtaatcgtcgtccttccctgcacacagtttatataagtttttttttatttttttttaataataatacccttccgtagggttacagaataaagtccaaataaaaagtccaaaaattacaaaaattatgaaagataAAGCTTATTTACAAATCctataaaaaaattatgtctctttttttttcttctcttttagcttttatctttaagctttttgttcccaagtccttagtattccacttcgaacctgtaaatcaaagacacaaaaataaacgtaaaaaggaacaaataatagtaaaaaaaataataaaaacctaaaaattctacctatacacaaatccgcgtcggcggcgccaaaatgatttaagatttttcgtggggttgtagtaatgaaggttcgaactctaagacttgtgaaggtgaaggatttttagatttataaaaattatatacaaaaatattgacaaattggtagagaggtactgggactaatgattcggccaatcttcataacatagggctcaatgatttattctcaacaataatcgttcaaaacatatatggactcttattttgccaaagtagattctcaaaacattgattgtaaatgttaagcatggaacatcaaatcacctaagctaagcatgacccatctaatcaaataatacccaatttaatcaaatcatatttcaattaatttttaatgcaaaagccttaaaaagaattaataaaattacccatgtatgaagctcggcctcctccgtcgtcccagtgttggggtataactcatcatagtaaaaatgctctcaaaataatttattatgtctcaaaaatggtttacaaatgatgagaagaagagaaaatggtgtaaaactgtaatctgcgacgcacaaaaagcgtcacagaatgaacgataaaagacaagtgctgctgctgtttagactgcgctgcgaccaaCGGaagtgcgtcttagacactgttcataaaagactgtccttgcgagtccgttcttcgtgttcttggtgttcttcatcagcagcagcagcaacagagtttcatcaactcctgatttctgcttctctggacctcctctcaaccccaaactctcgacaccccttctagtagacccaaagatcatattcatactcaaagacacgctgaaatccctcgccataactccaaataattcgtctgtactcggcagtgaataacattatttttgaatactTTCTTACCAGATTTGGAATTTCACACGCAAACTTCCTCCCAGCACGCTCCAACGATTTATCACGACCCAAAGTGTTGCTCGAtccatcaaacatgagcagaacacttcCAGAACTCTCCATAATGCGTGATTATCTTATCCCTGTGTGTGTgtgtctgttttgagctcgtgaattgTCTAGAAAATTGTAGCTATTTCTGGGATAAACGAACACTCACACTAGCTTACTTatgtcatatcacaacttcccaccaaatttcagcgattgaatcgcactagaacaccttcattttctcgatcacaaatctgccagttttgaatatatttttcccgccaaaaagctgcttTTGAATTAAAGAGAAgacggatgccccttaaccagagcttgggtgcgaatagcaattggggtggaaatagtaatttttgggtggaaatagtaatttttgggtgttcctgcgggacatttctgggacgcccttagtaattttctctggggtgtaaaatgctactttttgagcccatttcgccgcaagggattatttctctaaaaattcctacaaagacataaaataatgaaattagtacaaaatcgagtgccaacaatatataatattgagatcaaattagacacaaaaatgcgtctatcacccctCAACGTAGCATACAACGAGAGTATTTTTAGAACTTGGCAGTGTTtaggaaaacataaaaaaagagaaaacttgAAAGTAAACTTGTTTACTGAAAGCAGGGGGAgagtagaagaagagatgtttctctgttgtaTTTCTAatgagcttacaactactctcttatatagtgtttatgtCGTTACAAACAAGAGGGAAAAGCCATGCaaaaaacccatgcgtatgacagaaatactggtaatgtttggttaaaaacagtgCAAGACAAAATCAGAGAGATGCTTTTGTCAGGCATAGAACAAGGTGTTGCTTTTGCTTTTGTCAGTCAGTCAAAAGCATTCGAGACACAcaaagaagccaagccaaacacgtacagacaaggaGTAAGATTCTTCTACacgtgtggaaaacacgtaccaaaattttcagcaaaaagataggatctaatgtacccacacccgaacccgacccGACCCGCCCGTCCGCCCGGAAGGACGGCGACGTACGTGCTTCGGTGCAAAGCACCGCGCATACGGGAAATGCAACTttgccctagtctaggtcttCTCCCTCACATAAAAATGtgttgacccaagggccatgccccaTGCCCTTTTAGTCAAttatatggtatttaagtctaaaactctttagattttagtctatgtgtgACTAttattttatctattcaaatgaaaaaacaactagtgggcaataggtctagggatcaaaacatagtccatgcaaatttggttttttggaaaaataaaaactgtatttttctaacaatcccccacatgaatgataaaacatatcgacgaaatacgagaaaaatacatcaatattatgctaaggtgtcccagagatttaaccttaacttagtgagaggttaccggaactgcttgttgttacggtgaacacaatgtcttgaaccgccaacagtgaatgcaattcagaaataacaaccacactttgatgtctcaaagaaaacaaagctgccaagctcttgccgttgtgcccgttttggtcaTGGGCTAGTATTTTATCCCTTTAGCTCACATACTCGTATTCCAGTCCAGAGGCTTCTGAATGGGTGGAAGATGTTTTGAATCATCTTAAAAAAGTTGGGTCTCAATGCAAGAAAGAGATTAAGTTAGTGGGTGATGCTTCGGATGGTTTAAGAGGCTTTTACAAATGAACTGTGGGAAACGTCAACTGGTCAGGGTATCTGTAGAAGCAAAAATAATTCCTGCACTAACTTGTCTAACTGCAACTACCTGTGAAGATAACATCTGTACATAGTTTTCAAGTGGTACACTAAAATCTTTGGCCAGGCTAAGGAATTCTGGGGGAAAATATTCCTGGTGGCAGCTGCAAGTTCTTAGAAACTTTAGCTTAGTGAGACTGCGGTATAAATTTCATCACTACTAGACCTTCCACCAATTCTTAAGAATCGAGATAATCTACGCAGACAGCAATTTGGAAACTAGTTTCTACTTGCCCTGAATTTTTGTTTGCCACCCAAACAGATAATGCTACTAAACCTGTGGGAGAACTCATTTCTGCTTTTGTTTATAATTTGCACAAAATACTTTTTCTAGAAAGGTCTCAAACCAAATACAATTTAGAGCTAATTAAACAAGATACAATAAAGTTTCAACCCATAGTTCCATTTGAAGTCAGCAGCACCCCCATCACAACTACCACTAGCATCCGTGAAACAGCATTATAAATCTATAATAGAACTAGATTCCGAAGACTTAGCTTTCTTAAATATTTAGATATAGACCTCTTTCTTGACCTCTTTCTTTGGATAGACCTCATACGACAAGTGTGCACACTCATACGGAGTCAAATCTGAAAAATAGGTTAATACAAGAATGTAGGAAGACTTGGTTTGGTTATGTTTATGGACATACCGAGCAGATTCCTTGAAGATTTCAAATCTCTCTTTGAAAGCTTTTCTATCATCCACATCGAAATGGTGTTCATTAATTGATAACCACCTCAAAAACAGAGCAAGGAGCTTATCCTCAGAATTGATGATATCATCAGTTACCTTCACAGCTTCACGTTCCCTTGCAATTTTCAGTGCCAATTTTTGATTACTACCACGGTATACTGAGCTGCACATGAACATAACATTTAGTAATGAGACAACAAACAAGGTAC includes the following:
- the LOC113343136 gene encoding thiol protease SEN102-like encodes the protein MATWILLRSARSAVKSANIASRCLPATGAKAWTAAIPLSWRLGSVATIFSSVYRGSNQKLALKIAREREAVKVTDDIINSEDKLLALFLRWLSINEHHFDVDDRKAFKERFEIFKESARYVHKHNQTKSSYILVLTYFSDLTPYECAHLSYEVYPKKEVKKEVYI